In Rhodopirellula halodulae, one DNA window encodes the following:
- a CDS encoding RNA polymerase sigma factor encodes MPQSLTIESATSAADRWDQLDSTDADLLDAWVTDQCIESLDTLIRRYAGMVLSVCIRRCHDRADADDAMQTTFLYLAQTAKKIRNPNHLAGWLHRVAQRACIATMMSHERSHNELDDVPAKPADPLERLTLRHQSIVLDEELSDLPTKYRSAIVLHLQQGITIADTAKRLNTSEGSVRGWLARGKQRLAKRLRLRGVAPVAAWAAAQAWSADHASAMEATQRLLSDTSIQGTNPSVESGPSEKNPDSGQQTDACNFSALESLLSQGAFSMPTLTILGTSAVAGVMLLAAFQLPVGEGNAKSERSVLVFDHEEIQPDARLSQFGSVRPSPPSDVSAPPEPPTPPQPPIAKVPTEDIAQNVLSDLAQNLSTQRNEPSSAVAKQVAETLDRSMPFSVNTTVNSLAESLQDQLSVPVLMDEHALTIGKIEPSKVQVSFTSKGEQPIRSSLRRALEPAGLKAIVDNDGLMITADMTTLTRRGIATDRWLDVTPEEEANLEAFLDQKVTYQFITTPLADAIQVITSDTEQPILIDTVALEEMGLSVDNPVNLSLKDVSLRSMLRLMLRPLDLTYHYKDEVLQITTRDAAESSLRQRLYFLEGTGQPRGGLAETSMLITNSIQPDTWDVLGGSSTITPVSQSRDGRPAILVSTTDQVHEEIEDLMRVLRETHTGDDPRLSDAEFLQEQKQRQLRQSQMFGGGMGGGMGGMGGGMGGGMGGMF; translated from the coding sequence ATGCCCCAATCGTTGACAATCGAATCGGCAACGTCCGCGGCGGACCGATGGGATCAACTTGATTCGACCGATGCGGATTTGCTCGATGCATGGGTCACCGATCAATGCATTGAATCCTTGGACACGCTGATTCGGCGTTATGCGGGCATGGTACTGAGCGTTTGTATTCGGCGTTGCCATGACCGTGCCGATGCGGATGACGCCATGCAAACCACGTTTCTGTACCTGGCACAAACCGCGAAGAAGATTCGCAACCCAAATCATTTGGCGGGATGGCTACACCGAGTGGCTCAACGAGCCTGCATCGCAACCATGATGTCACACGAACGTTCGCACAATGAACTGGACGACGTCCCCGCCAAACCGGCGGACCCGTTGGAACGATTGACTCTACGTCATCAATCGATTGTGCTGGACGAAGAACTCAGCGATTTGCCGACAAAGTATCGATCCGCGATTGTCTTGCATTTGCAGCAGGGAATCACGATCGCCGACACCGCCAAGCGTTTGAACACGTCCGAGGGTTCCGTTCGTGGTTGGCTGGCGCGAGGCAAACAGCGTTTGGCCAAGCGACTGCGATTGCGGGGTGTTGCTCCGGTTGCCGCATGGGCCGCCGCCCAAGCCTGGTCCGCGGATCACGCGAGTGCGATGGAGGCGACGCAGCGTCTGCTTTCCGATACCAGCATTCAGGGAACGAATCCCTCGGTCGAATCGGGCCCATCTGAAAAGAATCCCGACTCCGGCCAGCAAACCGATGCGTGCAACTTCTCTGCCCTGGAATCTCTTCTCTCTCAAGGAGCCTTCTCGATGCCAACCTTAACCATCCTTGGAACCTCCGCCGTCGCCGGCGTGATGCTACTGGCCGCGTTTCAACTTCCGGTGGGGGAGGGAAACGCAAAATCGGAAAGGTCCGTGTTGGTGTTTGATCACGAGGAAATCCAACCCGATGCCCGTCTCAGTCAGTTTGGCAGCGTACGACCTTCCCCACCATCCGATGTATCCGCACCGCCGGAACCACCAACTCCTCCGCAACCGCCGATTGCAAAGGTTCCAACGGAGGACATTGCGCAAAACGTACTCAGTGACCTAGCCCAGAACCTATCGACGCAGCGGAATGAGCCTTCTTCGGCCGTCGCGAAACAGGTTGCCGAAACGCTCGACCGATCGATGCCATTCTCAGTGAATACCACCGTCAACTCACTCGCAGAATCGCTGCAAGACCAGTTGTCCGTGCCTGTCTTGATGGATGAACACGCGTTGACGATCGGCAAGATTGAACCATCCAAGGTCCAAGTCTCATTCACCTCCAAAGGCGAACAACCGATTCGCTCGTCTCTTCGCAGAGCACTGGAGCCCGCGGGACTGAAAGCCATCGTCGATAATGATGGTTTGATGATCACCGCTGACATGACCACCCTGACGCGTCGTGGCATTGCAACGGACCGTTGGTTGGATGTGACTCCAGAAGAAGAAGCCAACCTAGAAGCGTTTTTGGATCAAAAGGTCACCTATCAGTTCATTACCACACCGCTTGCAGATGCGATTCAGGTGATCACGTCTGATACCGAACAACCAATTTTGATCGATACTGTCGCTTTGGAAGAGATGGGGCTGAGCGTTGACAATCCCGTCAACCTTTCACTGAAAGACGTGTCGCTACGATCCATGTTGCGGCTGATGCTTCGTCCGCTTGACCTGACCTATCACTACAAAGACGAAGTGCTGCAAATCACCACACGGGACGCAGCCGAGTCATCGCTGCGTCAACGTCTGTACTTCTTGGAAGGCACCGGACAACCTCGCGGTGGACTGGCGGAAACCAGCATGTTGATCACGAACTCCATCCAACCTGATACCTGGGACGTTTTGGGTGGCTCCTCCACCATCACCCCGGTCAGCCAATCTCGAGATGGACGCCCTGCCATCCTGGTGAGCACCACGGATCAGGTCCACGAAGAGATTGAAGATCTGATGCGAGTTTTGAGGGAAACCCACACCGGCGACGACCCACGACTCAGCGACGCCGAATTCCTCCAAGAGCAAAAGCAACGTCAATTACGCCAGTCTCAGATGTTCGGAGGTGGTATGGGCGGCGGAATGGGAGGCATGGGTGGTGGTATGGGAGGCGGAATGGGTGGCATGTTTTAG
- a CDS encoding DUF1598 domain-containing protein: MPALLLTAICVGSMASSVQAGIGLGNQNAVGGVMIAPDGSVRAATPDEQKVMAQVVRNAIDAPTGDLAKATDFRVISLKKLQAKLKEADQAGKHLDAETAFLAGLQRIEYVIVDQENNDLLLAGPAEPWMVRADGNVVGTKSGGSVLRLDDLVTAFRSVESARNDGGIRCSIEPTAEGRLRLQNFLKNVTLRPGQNPAYLEAGMRQAFGPQQILLAGVPTDSRFARTLVAADFEMKRLGMGLAESPVAGLPSYLEIAKNQVQSRNSSPRWWMACDYEPIAHDEAGRVWKISGQGVKTLTEEDSFNQDGTVRGNGRKNALASKWADMMTAKYEELSIERPIFRDLRNVMDMSVVATLITQQQLDLKSQIDLGVLRGSESNVELASYEMPKSLEPQCSFIKGRSGWTVTASGGVNLNAFGVSDNLATDQTLGKVAVAETAADRWWWDGK, from the coding sequence ATGCCCGCGTTGTTGTTGACAGCGATCTGCGTCGGTTCGATGGCCTCGTCGGTTCAGGCCGGGATTGGATTGGGCAACCAAAACGCCGTCGGTGGTGTGATGATTGCTCCGGACGGCAGCGTTCGAGCGGCGACGCCGGATGAACAGAAAGTCATGGCCCAAGTCGTACGCAACGCAATCGACGCACCCACCGGCGATTTGGCCAAAGCGACCGACTTCCGAGTCATCTCGCTGAAGAAATTGCAAGCGAAGTTGAAGGAAGCTGATCAAGCCGGAAAGCATCTCGATGCCGAGACCGCTTTCCTGGCCGGATTGCAACGCATCGAATACGTGATCGTCGACCAAGAGAACAACGATCTGTTGCTGGCCGGTCCCGCGGAACCGTGGATGGTTCGTGCCGATGGAAACGTGGTCGGAACAAAGAGTGGCGGCAGCGTGCTACGACTGGATGATTTGGTCACCGCATTCCGCAGTGTTGAGTCCGCTCGCAATGATGGCGGCATCCGATGCTCGATCGAACCCACCGCCGAAGGTCGCCTTCGATTGCAGAACTTTTTGAAGAACGTGACGCTGCGTCCGGGACAAAACCCCGCCTACCTGGAAGCCGGGATGCGTCAAGCGTTCGGGCCTCAACAGATCTTGCTTGCCGGCGTTCCCACCGACAGCCGTTTCGCTCGCACGCTGGTCGCAGCCGACTTTGAAATGAAACGTCTTGGCATGGGCCTGGCTGAATCGCCGGTTGCCGGTTTGCCGAGTTACTTGGAAATTGCGAAGAACCAAGTCCAATCGCGTAACAGCAGCCCACGTTGGTGGATGGCTTGTGACTACGAGCCAATCGCTCACGACGAAGCCGGCCGAGTTTGGAAGATCAGCGGTCAAGGCGTGAAGACCCTGACCGAAGAGGATTCGTTCAATCAAGACGGCACGGTTCGCGGCAACGGTCGCAAGAACGCGTTGGCGAGCAAGTGGGCCGATATGATGACCGCAAAGTACGAAGAGCTTTCGATCGAACGTCCGATCTTCCGCGACCTTCGCAACGTGATGGATATGTCCGTCGTGGCGACTTTGATCACGCAGCAACAATTGGATCTGAAATCGCAAATCGATCTCGGCGTTCTTCGCGGTTCAGAATCCAACGTTGAGCTGGCCAGCTATGAAATGCCAAAGTCACTGGAGCCACAATGCAGCTTCATCAAGGGACGTTCAGGTTGGACCGTGACCGCATCCGGCGGCGTCAATTTGAATGCCTTCGGTGTCTCGGATAATTTGGCAACCGACCAAACCCTCGGCAAAGTCGCCGTGGCGGAAACCGCCGCTGACCGCTGGTGGTGGGACGGAAAGTAG
- a CDS encoding sigma 54-interacting transcriptional regulator encodes MTSKSTTSDRSNTASKAPQDAYLVVHHGVRWTDVIRLAGETRWTIGRSSSNPIVLQTSLASRQHAEIRPAETPEGPVWAIADLNSRNGVRVNDHAIRSPTILREMDRIRIAGFEMTFTRNPASLTQPAHATRSSLAAGSDEGLTQDHLGWDSVDQNGSAGPDDGSAGSSLPGRTNSAQQTTDHSEIDIVGRLTTSGMDRRSQTKDDSTGESTSTLLSLAFAMGRAESVDECGETLMQALEDALPHATLGLYLFDAGQKDSLLRGSGLAPPRFVRQPQGTRYRRPPHALVESMLRPGSSAVLARNILGDRRLATENTAGEIDVESIILAPLRNNESVAKPSTASKPENILQPGDLPTGMLHVTTPSGQPSLAPEQLRHVVAASEIFCQAIRSIVQRSTLTQSLRQSEAIVSRLRRQLAGRIQILGNSEPIRTVQRQIAQVAPTPAVVLVRGESGVGKELVASAIHHASARRDGPLICLNCAALSKDLLESELFGHEQGAFTGATQQKRGKFEAASGGTLMLDEIGEMSLDLQAKLLRVLEGHPFERVGGHEPIRADVRVVAATHRDLKAMVEQNQFREDLFYRLNVVEIVVPSLRERGRDVVLLADHFLKTFAESMARGKLRFTPLAHKKLLRHRWPGNVRELRNVVERAVVMSPMDQHDDWVEIDADDLLITASAGTSKKASDGPSASATDDVELSLAELEMRHIQRVLKHTDGNKSRAATMLGIERSTLDRKLKRAAKSTTS; translated from the coding sequence GTGACAAGCAAATCTACAACATCCGACCGCTCGAACACCGCCTCGAAAGCCCCCCAAGACGCGTATTTGGTGGTGCATCACGGCGTGCGCTGGACAGATGTGATTCGTTTGGCGGGCGAGACCCGGTGGACGATCGGCCGTTCGTCGTCGAATCCCATCGTGCTTCAGACCTCGCTGGCCAGTCGGCAACATGCAGAGATTCGACCAGCGGAAACCCCGGAAGGCCCTGTTTGGGCGATCGCGGACCTGAATTCTCGCAACGGTGTTCGAGTGAACGACCACGCGATTCGTTCGCCAACCATCCTGCGTGAGATGGATCGAATTCGGATCGCCGGATTCGAGATGACCTTCACGCGGAATCCTGCCTCGCTGACTCAGCCGGCTCACGCAACTCGTTCCAGTCTGGCTGCCGGATCGGATGAGGGCCTTACCCAAGACCACTTGGGGTGGGACTCTGTGGATCAAAACGGATCTGCGGGTCCGGACGATGGTTCCGCCGGATCGTCACTTCCAGGCCGCACCAATTCCGCTCAGCAGACGACCGACCACAGCGAAATCGATATCGTCGGGCGATTGACCACCAGCGGAATGGACCGCCGTTCCCAAACCAAAGATGACTCTACGGGCGAATCCACCAGCACACTGTTGTCGCTGGCGTTTGCCATGGGACGAGCCGAGTCCGTGGACGAGTGCGGCGAAACACTGATGCAAGCACTGGAGGATGCACTGCCCCATGCGACGCTGGGGTTGTACCTCTTCGACGCGGGCCAAAAAGATTCTTTGCTTCGCGGATCTGGATTGGCACCGCCTCGATTCGTGCGGCAACCGCAAGGAACCCGGTATCGCCGCCCGCCGCACGCCTTGGTGGAATCGATGCTGCGACCGGGATCCTCCGCCGTGTTGGCGCGAAACATTTTGGGCGACCGACGATTGGCGACCGAAAACACCGCCGGCGAGATTGATGTGGAGTCGATCATACTGGCTCCGCTTCGCAACAACGAATCGGTCGCGAAACCATCGACGGCTTCCAAACCTGAAAACATCCTGCAGCCCGGCGATCTGCCGACAGGCATGCTGCATGTGACCACACCATCGGGTCAACCATCTCTTGCACCGGAGCAGCTTCGGCATGTTGTCGCCGCAAGCGAAATCTTCTGTCAAGCAATCCGTTCCATCGTGCAGCGATCCACGTTGACTCAGTCACTGCGTCAATCAGAAGCGATCGTGTCACGACTGAGACGCCAGCTCGCGGGGCGAATTCAGATCCTGGGCAACAGTGAGCCGATCCGAACCGTGCAGCGTCAAATCGCACAAGTCGCTCCGACACCTGCGGTGGTTCTGGTGCGAGGCGAATCCGGTGTTGGCAAGGAATTGGTGGCGTCGGCGATCCATCACGCCAGTGCTCGTCGCGACGGGCCACTGATCTGTTTGAACTGCGCCGCGCTTTCGAAGGACTTGTTGGAATCTGAATTGTTCGGTCATGAACAAGGTGCCTTCACCGGCGCCACTCAGCAGAAGCGAGGCAAGTTCGAAGCTGCATCCGGTGGCACGCTGATGCTGGACGAGATCGGTGAGATGAGTTTGGACCTGCAAGCCAAACTGCTCCGCGTCTTGGAAGGGCACCCGTTTGAACGCGTTGGCGGTCATGAGCCCATCCGTGCGGACGTGCGAGTCGTCGCCGCAACGCATCGCGATTTGAAGGCGATGGTCGAGCAGAACCAATTCCGAGAGGATTTGTTCTACCGTTTGAACGTCGTCGAGATTGTCGTTCCTTCGCTGCGTGAACGCGGACGCGATGTGGTCTTGCTGGCGGATCACTTTCTGAAAACGTTCGCCGAGTCCATGGCGCGTGGAAAACTTCGCTTCACACCGCTGGCCCACAAGAAGTTGTTGCGTCATCGCTGGCCCGGCAATGTTCGCGAATTGCGAAATGTAGTTGAACGAGCCGTGGTGATGTCACCGATGGACCAACACGACGATTGGGTCGAGATCGATGCCGACGATTTACTGATCACCGCGTCGGCCGGGACCAGCAAAAAAGCGAGCGACGGGCCATCCGCATCGGCGACGGACGATGTCGAACTGTCGCTGGCCGAGCTAGAAATGCGGCATATCCAACGGGTTCTCAAGCACACCGACGGCAACAAAAGCCGCGCCGCAACGATGCTGGGGATCGAACGCAGCACGCTGGATCGCAAGTTGAAACGCGCGGCGAAATCGACGACTTCCTGA
- a CDS encoding serine/threonine protein kinase: protein MSQWDDYTGDDWMRPLASKDTKTRHTLDRETRGIKPRPRLQDPPYKTGDHWGDFVLEEWIGSGTHGWVFAATEQSTGKHVALKILAMEDDPKATLAKTGFRRMSKLHHSNLMRLHGIHEYDGTTAFSMERIRGMNLTAAIRRWRDLPLAEACEHVMEMIRQVGAAIGCMHARQLVHRDLKPSNIMVTDDFKRFVVVDYDSTGIFQDLDAESMSGYLIWTPMYVPPEVLVRQRHTPSSDIFSLGMVILEALRVFSAAQFRREGALNNPSRPTDGTDESGGIPRHESDEAKDRLLIHEALRGLHAEIPEELVDKLDEMLASNEADRPMAIALSRLGLPPERTQQTKLTDFDSDRLREATQKIRHDELAKIHRWSHLVLGGQIQRLHISGDSGIGKSTLLDVALTSLRSQPWAQVFVARCQQRDQNALQAFSQIADEINMRYRRDDRERLLVDSVTVSLLSDILPSLGDVLEVDQSQPRLQTSSTRPGGLEAALRVCERLREYGPVFFVIDDVQWADRDTVSVLDYLQSASMNRPQAPELQGLGFITVSRPDGDQQITLPDATVHLGPLPTETTIEMLATQSEAFGLDITDDQLTNLADQIDGLPYRLDACLEELRPGGWLSNAIQTADPSSSDLKVLSMESMWQSRCEDLSPEAMLCLQRIAAAGRQLPITDLQTWHESSAVLESVLEELQRRRLIVLGESTEPTVQVWHSRLGEKILQELSEADIRQLHSDWGDALVRVRPDSANLIASHFQRAERFTELSHWAELAAKQAQQMYAHREVGTWYDIAARHADPERKIDFLRESALAWQRSGRLTKAANAHAALAELLEGPSAVEQQLRRTECLLRSGDFNSVRKLLEPLNECLQLPSPKSNWKFHLSVAWQVLRLLPHEKDLSQTLSKDPVSRSMIQSSQVEVCMRLIRPLTILDNNTAVEWSLYAARQVRLHGTKGERIYFGVGEAVFRSYSLGRDRLAAGESLRRLHDSLTPNDDPIWHGDVHCGMAWHEAMSGRYASSLEPCLEAKRYYGQSEHSKSFEIAHMSYLEFAAYFQCGRINDLKATVTELQVEGRSTNDQFLLIMATLGYGALAFLADDDLRRLETASKRVQDSLKQIGPDSFVFVNSIKEALSDLYLNEVGSSQAKLEWFPRQLRRSSVRRVQMVRVIFHELLAGLSLQSMLVHPKQGKASLLLHVKQLRREKTPFSQMKADFFEGIYLARFAGAEYANIAKQKLTNAEYSADDLKLQPFSLAARDELNWLDNPSAPSALEEFLLSQDISDPVRFARLYRGLDRPKKEA, encoded by the coding sequence ATGTCGCAATGGGATGACTATACGGGCGATGATTGGATGCGTCCTCTGGCAAGCAAGGACACCAAAACCCGGCACACGCTGGATCGGGAAACGCGAGGGATAAAACCACGGCCTCGACTGCAAGATCCACCTTACAAAACGGGCGACCACTGGGGTGATTTTGTCCTGGAGGAATGGATCGGTTCGGGAACCCACGGTTGGGTCTTCGCCGCGACGGAACAATCGACGGGCAAGCATGTCGCGCTGAAAATCTTGGCGATGGAGGACGACCCGAAGGCAACGTTGGCCAAGACCGGGTTCCGACGGATGTCCAAGCTGCACCACAGCAATTTGATGCGGTTGCACGGCATCCACGAGTACGACGGAACCACCGCATTCAGCATGGAACGCATTCGCGGCATGAACCTGACGGCGGCCATCCGGCGCTGGCGAGATTTGCCGCTAGCGGAAGCCTGCGAACACGTGATGGAGATGATCCGGCAGGTCGGGGCTGCGATTGGTTGCATGCACGCTCGTCAATTGGTGCACCGCGACTTGAAACCCAGCAACATCATGGTCACTGATGACTTCAAGCGGTTCGTCGTGGTCGACTATGACTCGACAGGGATCTTTCAGGATCTCGACGCGGAGTCCATGAGCGGCTATCTGATCTGGACGCCGATGTACGTGCCGCCGGAAGTCTTGGTACGGCAGCGTCACACTCCCTCCAGCGACATTTTCAGTCTGGGAATGGTGATTCTGGAAGCCCTGCGGGTTTTCAGCGCGGCGCAATTTCGCCGCGAAGGAGCGTTGAACAATCCGAGTCGACCGACCGACGGAACCGACGAGTCCGGTGGAATTCCTCGCCACGAATCCGACGAAGCGAAAGACCGGCTGCTGATTCACGAAGCACTTCGAGGATTGCACGCGGAAATTCCGGAAGAGTTGGTCGACAAGCTGGATGAGATGCTGGCGTCGAACGAAGCCGATCGCCCGATGGCCATTGCACTGTCGCGTTTGGGGCTTCCACCGGAGCGGACTCAGCAGACCAAACTGACGGATTTTGATTCCGATCGACTTCGAGAAGCCACGCAAAAAATTCGTCACGACGAACTGGCGAAGATCCACCGTTGGAGTCACCTGGTACTCGGTGGCCAAATTCAACGACTGCACATCAGCGGTGATTCAGGCATTGGTAAATCAACGCTACTGGACGTGGCGCTGACCAGTCTGCGGTCACAACCTTGGGCCCAGGTTTTTGTGGCTCGGTGTCAACAGCGAGACCAAAACGCTCTGCAGGCATTCAGTCAAATCGCGGACGAGATCAACATGCGTTACCGACGCGACGACCGCGAACGGTTGTTGGTCGATAGTGTGACCGTCTCGCTGCTGTCTGACATTCTGCCCAGCCTCGGCGATGTGCTGGAGGTCGATCAGTCGCAACCACGTTTGCAAACGTCGTCAACGCGTCCCGGTGGCTTGGAAGCGGCCCTCCGAGTTTGCGAACGTCTTCGCGAATATGGACCGGTATTCTTCGTCATCGACGACGTTCAATGGGCGGACCGCGATACGGTTTCGGTTCTGGATTACTTGCAATCCGCCAGCATGAACCGACCACAGGCTCCCGAGTTGCAAGGCCTTGGATTCATCACCGTTTCGCGTCCTGATGGCGATCAACAGATCACCTTGCCGGACGCGACGGTGCACCTGGGTCCTCTTCCGACAGAAACGACCATCGAAATGTTGGCGACACAGTCCGAAGCGTTTGGACTGGATATCACCGACGATCAATTGACCAATCTGGCCGATCAGATCGACGGATTGCCGTACCGATTGGACGCTTGTTTGGAAGAGCTGCGTCCTGGCGGCTGGTTGTCCAACGCGATTCAAACGGCTGATCCTTCGTCGTCGGATCTGAAAGTCCTGTCGATGGAATCGATGTGGCAGAGTCGCTGCGAGGATCTGTCTCCCGAAGCAATGCTGTGCTTGCAGCGAATTGCCGCCGCGGGGCGTCAGTTGCCGATCACCGATTTGCAAACCTGGCACGAATCATCCGCGGTCTTGGAATCCGTCTTGGAAGAGCTTCAACGACGTCGATTGATCGTCCTCGGGGAGTCGACAGAACCAACGGTGCAGGTGTGGCACTCCCGCTTGGGCGAAAAGATTCTGCAAGAACTTTCCGAAGCAGACATCCGTCAATTGCATTCCGATTGGGGCGATGCACTGGTTCGGGTTCGCCCCGATTCGGCCAACTTGATCGCTTCCCACTTTCAACGAGCGGAACGATTCACCGAGCTTTCGCATTGGGCCGAATTGGCCGCCAAACAAGCCCAGCAGATGTACGCACATCGTGAGGTTGGGACTTGGTACGACATCGCGGCGCGTCACGCGGATCCGGAACGCAAAATCGACTTCCTTCGCGAATCGGCGTTGGCGTGGCAACGAAGCGGTCGACTGACCAAGGCCGCCAACGCGCATGCGGCGCTCGCGGAATTGCTGGAGGGACCGTCGGCAGTCGAGCAACAACTTCGCCGAACGGAGTGTTTACTGCGTTCGGGCGATTTCAACAGCGTTCGAAAGTTACTGGAACCGCTCAACGAATGCCTGCAGCTTCCCAGTCCAAAATCCAATTGGAAGTTTCACCTTTCGGTGGCCTGGCAAGTCCTGCGATTGCTGCCTCATGAGAAAGATCTCTCGCAAACACTCTCCAAGGACCCAGTTTCGCGAAGCATGATTCAGTCGAGTCAGGTGGAAGTCTGCATGCGATTGATTCGGCCATTGACAATTCTTGACAACAACACCGCGGTTGAATGGTCGCTGTATGCGGCTCGACAAGTCCGACTGCACGGAACCAAAGGTGAACGCATCTATTTCGGTGTGGGCGAAGCCGTTTTTCGATCGTACTCGCTCGGCCGGGACCGTCTCGCAGCCGGCGAGTCGCTACGACGCTTGCACGATTCGCTCACGCCCAACGATGACCCGATCTGGCACGGCGATGTGCACTGTGGCATGGCGTGGCACGAAGCGATGTCAGGACGTTATGCGAGTTCGCTTGAACCTTGTTTGGAAGCCAAACGGTACTACGGACAGAGCGAACATTCGAAGAGCTTCGAAATCGCTCACATGTCCTACCTGGAATTCGCAGCTTACTTCCAATGCGGGCGCATCAATGACCTCAAAGCAACCGTCACCGAACTTCAGGTCGAAGGTCGATCGACTAACGATCAGTTCCTGTTGATCATGGCGACGCTTGGCTATGGGGCGTTGGCGTTCTTGGCCGATGATGATTTGCGTCGACTGGAAACGGCGTCCAAACGAGTCCAAGACAGTTTGAAACAAATTGGCCCCGACTCGTTTGTCTTTGTCAATTCGATCAAAGAAGCATTGTCGGATCTGTATCTGAACGAAGTCGGCAGCAGCCAAGCGAAGCTCGAGTGGTTCCCCCGCCAACTTCGTCGATCCAGTGTCCGTCGTGTTCAAATGGTGCGAGTGATCTTCCATGAATTGCTGGCCGGACTGTCGCTGCAATCGATGTTGGTTCATCCGAAGCAAGGAAAGGCCTCGTTGTTGCTGCATGTCAAGCAACTGCGACGCGAGAAAACACCGTTCTCACAGATGAAAGCCGACTTCTTCGAAGGCATCTACCTTGCCCGATTTGCCGGTGCAGAATACGCGAACATCGCGAAGCAAAAACTGACCAACGCCGAGTACTCAGCCGATGACTTGAAACTTCAACCGTTCAGCTTGGCGGCTCGCGATGAACTGAATTGGCTCGATAATCCGTCTGCTCCGTCTGCACTGGAAGAGTTTCTGCTGAGCCAAGACATCTCCGACCCGGTACGCTTCGCCCGCCTCTATCGCGGTTTGGATCGACCCAAAAAAGAAGCCTGA